In the Armatimonadota bacterium genome, GGGGATCCTCCCGACCCTGATTGCCCTGGTCAACGCCACGGCCCTGGTCTTTCTTCTGGCCGGCTGGAAGGCCGTGCGCGCCGGGCGCATCGCCGCCCACCGTCGGTTCATGCTCGGGGCCGTGGCGCTGATCGCGGTGTTCCTCGTGCTGTACGTGACGCGGGTGGCGCTGGGCGGGGTGAAGGCGTTCCCAGGGCCGCCCGAGGTCCGCCGCTACGTCTACCTGCCCGCGCTAACGGTACACGTCGTGCTCTCGATCCTGACCGTGCCGCCGGTCGTCTTCAACGTCCTGACGGGTCTGGGCCGGCGCATCGACGAGGTGCCGACGACCGCGCACCCCCGGGTGGGGCGGGTGGCCGTCACGCTCTGGTCGGTCAGCCTGGCCCTGGGAATCCTGGTCTACTTCCTGCTCAACGTGTTCTACTAGCATCGTCTGCCGGCATCGCCTGGACACCGGGCAGCGCGGAGGACCGAGCGCGCGGGCAATCGGCCGGGGGCAGGTCGCGTGTCCCCGTCGCGTGTCCTCATGGCTCCACCACGAACGCCCCGGGGGCGATCATCCACTTGTGTCCCCACCCGCACGTCCCTGTGCCCGCCAGCGGGTCGGCGTCGAGGCAGATGACATCGAACCGGCCCGACCGCCCCGCGGTGAAGGTCACACTGACGATCGCCGGGGCGCGCTGGCGCACGGCGTCCTGCACCGTGGCCGGCGCCGGCGTCTGCGGGGGCCGTCCTCTGAGCGCCTCGGCCACCCTGGTCGTGACGTAGACGGGATGGCCCGCGATCCCGACGATGTGCTCTACGTTCC is a window encoding:
- a CDS encoding DUF420 domain-containing protein, which gives rise to MARRNPTDTPGASLAGTAAITLVAYAVLGYVLSRRPPAEVSPQVRHALGILPTLIALVNATALVFLLAGWKAVRAGRIAAHRRFMLGAVALIAVFLVLYVTRVALGGVKAFPGPPEVRRYVYLPALTVHVVLSILTVPPVVFNVLTGLGRRIDEVPTTAHPRVGRVAVTLWSVSLALGILVYFLLNVFY